In one window of Denticeps clupeoides chromosome 2, fDenClu1.1, whole genome shotgun sequence DNA:
- the arhgap23b gene encoding rho GTPase-activating protein 23 isoform X7, whose translation MSAAGVPAPAGQRWCFEFPVGVDCSDPEPRCIWLAALRSMAAQRRHRGRILRRGAPPRLRCRAKGRRDGISTSNEKVRPLSGTGVACQGPRTVVLQKNSQGFGFTLRHFIVYPPESALHANLKDEENGNGKGCQRSRLEPMDTIFVKSVRDKGPAHQAGLSTGDRLVKVNGESVLGKTYSQVIALIQNSDSALELSIMPKDEDVLQLVSAYSQDAYLRGNDPFTGDAQNLPDPPPLCYPARRPSAPAIPSFTHGENLNCHSSPPLDNRTTSSVPPGGLEGNAGGRHIQGHARGRSASSVGLSLSPLDFHFANHNAAIASASLPPPRKGSLPQARSELCHQALSDWYYSQAERPGLSMSPRHRSISQDRLAELGLALGHHRGTCVAGWPNSASQDTLLLHHGSSMGGWGIPSGGSASRSCSENLLAAYASYEQNYGRSLDVLDQAATLVSPRYEHLTRAPHSQQTRSEVRVGPTNHRATVSATVPPHGRTSQSRQQQPAQARRFPDDQTVGYRSYSPSFCRKAGHLLQQSHSFRDPSYKGPQLSWTPTPKTSPPEATTSSSPSPSTTADSQEMARRGSGASGQHEELSPAPLQEVVLRQKPNVSRRTPHGPRHSQYTLPAEAADSPSGTSPAPPNGSLPPVPVEQDSLASIPFIDEPASPSADESARHVPASSVVSGVQCPPAPAPPSLTSPLTQLLSTDSSNIKNSRRSSYLLAIMTERSKSCDEGLNVFREEGRVFSRLPKRVKSFFTDGSLESLRAAEDARSKRHSTSELGNITLTDVRKEGWLHYKQILTEKGKKVGGGMRPWKRVFCVLRSHSLFLYKDKREAVLHGAGGHGHTHGDDEQPISIRGCLIDIAYSETKRKHTLRLTTQDFCEYLLQAEDREDMLGWIRVIRENGKTDSEDLGFSRQALINKKLNDCRKQSPTGNKPDTSPRVHRMMPPFLLSKMDSPAGITRSPKTEGKDENSSPKTPWSINIMKKAKKGSPKAFGVRLEDCQPGADKFVPLIVEICCSLVEAMGLEYTGVYRVPGNNAMVSSLQEQLNKGMEINTTEEKWQDLNVISSLLKSFFRKLPEPLFTDDKYGDFIDANRLEDTGERLKTMRKLVHDLPDHYYHTLKYLVGHLKRVADNSDKNKMEPRNLALVFGPTLVRTSEDNMTDMVTHMPDRYKIIETLILHYCWFFSDEMDKDEKTPEDQKDVQPVPNIDHLLSNIGRTGPLGDTPAEPLEQTLRFHQ comes from the exons ATGTCCGCGGCGGGCGTGCCAGCTCCGGCGGGGCAGCGGTGGTGTTTCGAGTTCCCCGTGGGCGTGGACTGCAGCGACCCCGAGCCTCGCTGCATATGGCTGGCGGCCCTCCGGAGCATGGCGGCTCAACGTCGGCACAGGGGGCGGATCCTCAGGAGGGGCGCGCCGCCCCGGCTGCGGTGCAGG GCTAAAGGGCGGAGAGATGGGATTTCGACATCCAACGAGAAGGTGCGCCCGCTGTCAGGTACAGGCGTGGCCTGTCAGGGTCCACGCACGGTGGTTTTGCAGAAGAACTCGCAGGGATTTGGCTTTACCCTGCGCCACTTCATCGTCTACCCACCAGAGTCGGCCCTCCACGCCAACCTGAAG gATGAGGAGAATGGCAACGGGAAAG GGTGCCAGCGGAGTCGTTTGGAGCCAATGGATACAATCTTTGTGAAGAGTGTGAGGGACAAAGGCCCCGCCCATCAGGCTGGCTTGTCCACAG GTGATCGACTGGTGAAGGTGAATGGGGAGAGTGTGTTAGGGAAGACCTACTCTCAGGTGATTGCATTAATACAGAACAG TGACAGTGCACTGgaactgtcaatcatgcccAAAGATGAGGATGTGCTGCAGTTGGTAAGT GCATATTCTCAGGATGCCTACCTGAGGGGCAACGACCCCTTCACAGGCGATGCACAGAACCTTCCggacccccctcccctctgctACCCAGCCAGGAGGCCTTCTGCTCCGGCCATTCCGAGTTTCACCCATGGAGAAAACCTCAACTGCCACTCCAGCCCTCCCCTGGATAACCGAACCACATCGTCAGTGCCCCCTGGTGGCTTAGAGGGAAATGCGGGGGGTCGGCACATCCAGGGACACGCTCGCGGGCGCTCTGCTTCCTCTGTGGGCTTATCCTTGAGCCCACTGGACTTCCACTTTGCCAATCACAATGCCGCCATTGCCTCAGCATCCCTGCCACCACCGCGCAAAGGGAGTCTGCCCCAGGCACGCAGTGAGCTGTGCCACCAGGCCCTATCCGACTGGTACTACAGCCAGGCTGAACGTCCGGGACTGTCCATGTCCCCTCGACATCGTAGCATATCCCAGGACCGATTGGCAGAGCTGGGGCTGGCACTAGGACACCATCGTGGGACCTGCGTTGCTGGGTGGCCCAACAGCGCCTCCCAGGATACCCTGCTACTGCACCATGGGTCGTCGATGGGTGGCTGGGGGATTCCTAGCGGGGGTTCCGCTAGTCGCTCCTGTTCAGAGAACCTCCTGGCCGCATATGCATCATATGAGCAGAACTATGGGCGCTCGCTCGATGTTCTGGACCAGGCAGCCACTCTTGTTTCCCCTCGTTATGAGCATCTGACTAGGGCCCCGCACAGCCAACAAACCAGATCAGAGGTCAGGGTGGGGCCAACCAATCACAGAGCCACAGTATCAGCAACTGTACCACCCCACGGACGGACAAGCCAATCACGACAGCAGCAGCCAGCTCAGGCCAGACGTTTCCCAGATGACCAGACGGTGGGTTATCGCAGCTACAGCCCCTCTTTCTGCCGAAAAGCTGGCCACCTTCTTCAGCAGTCACACTCCTTCAGGGACCCCTCATACAAAGGACCCCAGCTCAGCTGGACCCCAACACCAAAAACCAGCCCCCCAGaggccaccacctcctccagccCTTCCCCATCCACCACAGCAGACTCTCAGGAGATGGCCAGACGTGGGTCTGGGGCCTCAGGCCAACATGAAGAGCTCAGTCCGGCCCCGCTACAGGAGGTGGTGCTCAGACAGAAACCTAACGTCAGTCGGAGAACACCCCACGGCCCTCGCCACTCCCAGTACACCCTGCCTGCGGAAGCAGCCGATTCCCCATCGGGCACTTCTCCTGCACCGCCTAATGGCAGTCTGCCACCTGTGCCTGTGGAGCAGGACTCCCTGGCATCCATTCCTTTCATAG ATGAGCCTGCCAGCCCCAGCGCTGACGAGTCTGCCCGTCACGTGCCCGCATCCTCAGTGGTCTCCGGAGTCCAGTGTCCCCCAGCGCCCGCTCCCCCCTCCCTAACCTCACCCCTCACTCAGCTCCTCTCCACAGACAGCA GCAACATCAAGAACAGCCGCCGCTCGTCCTACCTGCTGGCCATCATGACGGAGCGGTCCAAGTCGTGTGACGAGGGTCTGAACGTGTTTCGGGAGGAGGGCCGCGTTTTCTC GCGGCTTCCAAAAAGAGTCAAAAGCTTTTTTACTGATGGG TCATTGGAGAGTCTTCGGGCAGCGGAAGACGCTCGCTCCAAACGCCACTCCACGTCTGAGCTGGGCAACATCACGCTGACCGATGTGAGAAAAGAAGGATGGCTGCACTACAAACAGATCCTCACGGAGAAGGGCAAA AAAGTGGGTGGTGGCATGCGCCCATGGAAACGTGTCTTCTGTGTGCTGCGCTCCCATTCGCTCTTCCTCTACAAAGACAAACGGGAGGCGGTCCTCCACGGGGCCGGGGGCCACGGCCACACCCACGGCGATGACGAACAGCCAATCAGCATCCGCGGCTGCCTGATTGACATCGCGTACAGCGAGACCAAGCGCAAGCACACGCTGCGGCTGACCACCCAGGACTTCTGCGAGTACCTGCTGCAGGCGGAGGACCGAGAGGACATGCTGGGCTGGATCCGGGTCATCAGAGAAAACGGCAAGACCGACAGTGAG gACCTGGGCTTCTCTCGACAGGCACTTATTAACAAGAAGCTGAACGACTGCAGGAAGCAGAG TCCAACAGGCAATAAGCCGGACACCTCGCCCCGCGTCCATCGCATGATGCCACCCTTTCTTCTGTCCAAAATGGACAGCCCTGCTGGGATTACCCGTTCACCCAAAACTGAGGGCAAAG ACGAGAACAGCTCCCCCAAGACACCGTGGAGCATCAACATCATGAAGAAGGCCAAGAAAGGCAGTCCCAAAGCGTTCGGGGTGCGACTGGAGGACTGTCAGCCCGGCGCCGACAAG TTCGTCCCCCTGATCGTGGAGATCTGCTGCAGCCTGGTGGAGGCGATGGGTCTGGAGTACACAGGCGTCTACAGGGTGCCGGGGAACAACGCCATGGTGTCCAGCTTGCAGGAGCAGCTCAACAAAGGCATGGAGATCAACACGACCGAGGAG AAATGGCAGGACCTGAACGTGATCAGCAGTCTTCTGAAATCCTTCTTCAGGAAGCTTCCAGAGCCACTCTTCACCGACG ATAAGTATGGTGATTTCATAGACGCTAATCGCTTAGAAGATACAGGAGAAAGGCTGAAGACCATGAGGAAACTG GTTCACGACTTGCCGGACCACTACTACCACACACTGAAGTATCTGGTAGGCCACCTGAAGAGAGTGGCTGACAACTCCGACAAGAACAAG ATGGAGCCCAGAAACCTGGCGCTGGTGTTTGGCCCCACGCTCGTCCGCACCTCTGAGGACAACATGACCGACATGGTGACCCACATGCCCGACCGCTACAAGATTATTGAGACGCTCATCCTGCAC TACTGTTGGTTCTTCAGTGATGAGATGGATAAGGATGAGAAG ACTCCCGAAGACCAAAAAGACGTGCAGCCTGTCCCAAACATTGACCACCTGCTTTCCAACATTGGGCGGACGGGCCCTCTCGGAGACACCCCAG CCGAGCCCCTGGAGCAGACACTACG ATTCCACCAATAA